From a single Mycolicibacterium mengxianglii genomic region:
- a CDS encoding transposase: MAGSSGDVTRHRLSRAGDRQLNCCLHTMAITQIAPRYPRGPTTAEKRRRKEPPRSVARS, from the coding sequence ATCGCGGGCTCCTCTGGCGATGTCACCCGCCATCGCCTCTCCCGTGCCGGTGACCGCCAACTCAACTGCTGCCTACACACCATGGCTATAACCCAGATCGCCCCGAGATACCCCCGGGGGCCTACTACCGCAGAAAAGCGCCGACGGAAAGAGCCACCGAGAAGCGTTGCGCGGTCTTAA
- a CDS encoding site-specific integrase has translation MASWTPQQAGDFHEHVRNDRLAACWLLILAGLRRSEILGLRWSDVDLDAVSVAQGRVVVAGSCTVTGDAKSKRSRRALPMPDDVLAALKAIRVRQAEVRLSLGTSYAENGTAGFRLSSRNFP, from the coding sequence ATGGCTAGCTGGACTCCCCAGCAGGCTGGCGATTTTCACGAGCATGTCCGCAACGACCGACTCGCAGCCTGCTGGCTGTTGATACTGGCTGGCCTGCGGCGGTCCGAGATCCTCGGACTTCGGTGGTCGGACGTCGACCTCGACGCCGTTTCGGTCGCTCAAGGCAGGGTCGTCGTGGCAGGCTCCTGCACCGTGACCGGCGACGCGAAGTCGAAGCGATCACGCCGGGCATTACCGATGCCGGATGATGTGCTCGCTGCACTGAAAGCGATCAGGGTGCGCCAAGCCGAAGTGCGACTGTCGCTCGGGACAAGCTATGCGGAGAACGGCACAGCGGGGTTTCGATTGAGCAGTCGAAATTTCCCGTGA